A genomic segment from Desulfurispirillum indicum S5 encodes:
- a CDS encoding chemotaxis protein CheV — protein sequence MTTHASKQEILLESGTNELEIIEFQLRRQLPDGSEKISYFGINVAKVREIIKVPETTDYPNAHPSVVGIFNLRERLIPLLDIAHWLKIPVASDLSEKRVIVTEFNKQFSSFLVDGVTRIYRISWGNVESPSQFLESRDTDCVVAVIRMEERLIMILDFEKIFADINPAQSMESYDISLDQKVLQSEQMVQRRGDKTVLAVDDSAFIRKLIEKTLITAGYRVISANDGAEAYDMLMEFEQIAHSEGGNIGDHVSLIISDVEMPRMDGMHLVKRLREREIYVKLPVIMFSSIMSEENRRKALLVGADDTVTKPEIGTLVEMVDRYIFGP from the coding sequence ATGACAACTCACGCAAGTAAACAGGAAATTCTGCTGGAGAGCGGAACGAACGAGCTTGAAATCATAGAGTTTCAGCTGCGGCGGCAGTTGCCCGATGGCAGTGAAAAGATAAGTTACTTTGGCATCAATGTCGCCAAGGTGCGGGAGATCATCAAGGTTCCCGAGACCACTGACTATCCCAATGCCCACCCCAGCGTCGTTGGTATTTTCAACCTGCGTGAGCGACTGATCCCCCTGCTGGATATCGCCCACTGGCTGAAGATTCCCGTCGCGTCTGATCTCAGTGAGAAACGGGTCATCGTGACCGAGTTCAACAAACAGTTCAGCAGCTTTCTGGTGGATGGAGTGACGCGGATATACCGGATTTCCTGGGGAAACGTAGAGTCGCCAAGCCAGTTCCTGGAGAGCCGCGACACCGATTGTGTGGTTGCTGTTATCCGTATGGAGGAGCGACTCATCATGATTCTGGATTTTGAAAAGATCTTTGCTGACATCAATCCGGCGCAGAGTATGGAGAGTTATGATATCTCCCTGGATCAGAAGGTGCTCCAGAGTGAGCAGATGGTCCAGCGTCGTGGTGACAAAACCGTACTGGCGGTGGATGACTCCGCCTTTATCCGAAAGCTGATCGAAAAAACCCTGATCACTGCAGGTTACCGGGTTATCAGCGCCAACGATGGCGCCGAAGCCTATGACATGCTGATGGAGTTTGAACAGATCGCCCACTCGGAAGGTGGGAACATTGGGGATCATGTCAGTCTGATTATCAGCGATGTGGAGATGCCGCGCATGGACGGTATGCATCTGGTAAAACGATTGCGTGAAAGAGAAATATATGTAAAACTACCAGTCATCATGTTCTCGTCAATTATGAGCGAGGAAAACCGTCGCAAGGCTCTGCTGGTAGGGGCCGATGACACGGTGACCAAACCGGAAATCGGTACACTGGTAGAGATGGTCGACAGGTATATTTTTGGCCCGTAA
- a CDS encoding HDOD domain-containing protein — translation MQIQSADELISAMGQLPSLPEIVHRLNRSLQDPRSNFNDFANIIAEDSALSAHLLKVANSALYQFPEKIDTISRAVTLIGTKQLRELVIASSVTHLFNGLPNDLVDMEQFWRHSIGCGIAAKVIAGYCRLGNTERYYLLGLLHDIGRLVLYGGYSALAIEAFRIGAEESLPLYQAEARVLGFDHSAISAALLKSWKLPVSMRDPVAHHHDPSQARYHMEDAYIVHLADAIAHAMELGRTGEACVPPLDASLSQNLNLGVAKLEPILQQVDREYEDAVSIFLLSSAGG, via the coding sequence ATGCAGATACAAAGCGCGGACGAACTTATCAGCGCCATGGGGCAGCTGCCATCGCTGCCCGAAATTGTCCACCGCCTGAATCGCTCCCTACAGGATCCGCGCTCCAACTTCAACGACTTCGCGAATATTATTGCTGAGGACAGCGCCCTTTCAGCCCACTTGCTGAAAGTGGCCAACAGTGCTCTCTACCAGTTTCCTGAGAAGATTGATACCATTTCGCGGGCGGTAACCCTCATCGGCACCAAACAGTTGCGTGAGCTGGTTATCGCCTCCAGCGTTACGCACCTCTTCAACGGGCTTCCCAATGACCTGGTGGATATGGAGCAGTTCTGGCGCCACAGTATTGGCTGTGGCATCGCGGCCAAAGTCATTGCGGGCTACTGTCGCCTCGGCAACACCGAGCGCTACTATCTGCTGGGCCTGCTGCACGATATTGGACGTCTGGTGCTCTACGGAGGCTACTCTGCGCTGGCGATCGAGGCTTTCCGGATAGGTGCAGAGGAGTCTCTGCCCCTCTACCAGGCGGAAGCGCGGGTGCTCGGCTTTGACCATTCCGCTATCAGTGCCGCCTTGCTGAAAAGCTGGAAACTGCCTGTCTCCATGCGTGATCCCGTCGCCCATCATCATGATCCCTCCCAGGCCCGCTACCACATGGAGGACGCCTATATCGTGCATCTTGCGGATGCCATTGCCCACGCCATGGAGCTCGGGCGAACCGGTGAGGCCTGTGTTCCGCCCCTTGACGCCAGCCTGTCGCAGAATCTGAATCTTGGTGTGGCCAAGCTGGAGCCAATTCTGCAGCAGGTTGATCGTGAATACGAGGATGCGGTGAGCATCTTCCTCCTCTCCTCAGCTGGCGGGTGA
- a CDS encoding response regulator, whose product MATNMQALQERVELLEENLRWYAHSLGILASMGDIHTNTRDQANLDQILRRSLEYLNQVFHFTQMGFLLVNEDDSSFDLVLSHPASRSAEIQRALDIIIENGEFAWAINQNRPVVVGESDTADSAQILHVLTTRNRVRGMFYGLRQGSMHRTSVATMELLSIILTSTAYALESAELYRLLSQDNERLQKLVEKRTAELERARDQAEGANRAKSQFLANMSHELRTPLSGIIGMVDLLLDTRLDNEQQEYARLASDSAHALLALINDILDFSKIEAGKLEIEEAEFSLGSLTEGVTELFALAAQKKGIVLTSYVDPQLPAYVRGDALRLRQVLANLLSNALKFTEKGSVQLQVKILGDGGQAPLIRFEVCDTGIGVDAEVAERLFQSFTQADSSTTRKYGGTGLGLAICRNLVELMGGEIGIESRLGQGSTFWFTLPLLPALNHAEPQWALPERPFRVLVIEKNAQYQNVLGEYLRAWKMECTITATRQQALQSLITTGKSQRPFHVVILSAQLAGDGAWISQMLALHRQCRLVLLTPFGGSNGLPMGLDPNMDTCILSHPISSIKLWRALTSSVQSEPVSAVCPVVPEGKAVTQGDREPGVRDVLPVLLVEDNRVNQLAVRMQLEKMGFEVHLAAHGREALEKLEKNTYALVLMDCQMPVMDGYEATRAIRAKECGTDNHLPIIALTANAMEQDREKCLAAGMDGHLTKPVRPELLQPVLEQFAIAARLTPQYQQNIMDMDMVMKRLGGDREMFAIIAQTFIEEYPYVLQAIAQAVADKESFALQQQAHLMKGMLANFSAPVAIELCNTLERAAQGQAGWQDIELLYIRLERELTQLSKVLEATGKWDRAAGGIPAKSQEPGRQ is encoded by the coding sequence ATGGCTACGAACATGCAGGCGCTGCAGGAACGGGTTGAGCTGCTGGAAGAGAATCTTCGCTGGTACGCCCACTCCCTGGGCATTCTCGCTTCCATGGGCGATATTCACACCAACACACGCGACCAGGCGAATCTCGATCAGATTCTGCGGCGGAGTCTCGAATACCTCAATCAGGTTTTTCACTTTACCCAGATGGGTTTCCTGCTGGTCAATGAAGATGACTCAAGCTTTGATCTGGTGCTCAGTCATCCGGCTTCGCGGAGCGCGGAGATTCAGCGGGCACTGGATATTATAATCGAAAATGGTGAATTTGCCTGGGCCATCAACCAGAATCGTCCCGTGGTCGTTGGGGAGAGTGACACTGCTGACAGCGCGCAGATTCTGCACGTGCTCACCACCCGCAATCGCGTTCGAGGTATGTTTTATGGCTTGCGACAGGGCTCCATGCATCGCACTTCGGTGGCTACCATGGAGCTGCTCTCCATAATTCTGACGAGTACCGCTTACGCCCTGGAGAGCGCTGAGCTGTACCGGCTGCTCTCCCAGGATAACGAAAGGCTTCAGAAACTGGTGGAAAAGCGCACGGCTGAGCTTGAACGTGCCAGGGATCAGGCCGAGGGAGCCAACCGTGCCAAAAGCCAGTTTCTGGCGAACATGAGCCATGAACTACGCACTCCTCTCAGCGGTATTATCGGCATGGTTGATCTCCTGCTGGATACCCGCCTTGACAACGAGCAGCAGGAGTACGCCAGGCTTGCTTCTGACTCGGCCCATGCCCTGCTGGCTCTTATCAACGATATCCTCGACTTTTCCAAAATAGAAGCCGGCAAACTGGAAATCGAAGAGGCCGAATTCTCCCTGGGCTCACTCACTGAAGGCGTGACCGAACTCTTTGCCCTGGCAGCCCAGAAAAAGGGCATTGTCCTGACTTCTTATGTGGATCCACAGCTTCCCGCCTATGTGCGAGGCGATGCTCTGCGCCTGCGTCAGGTGCTGGCCAATCTGCTCTCAAATGCGCTGAAATTTACGGAAAAGGGCAGTGTGCAGCTGCAGGTGAAGATTCTCGGTGATGGTGGCCAGGCGCCCCTGATTCGTTTCGAGGTCTGTGATACGGGTATTGGGGTTGATGCTGAGGTTGCCGAGCGACTTTTTCAGTCGTTTACGCAGGCCGATTCTTCCACCACACGCAAATATGGTGGCACCGGACTGGGGCTTGCCATCTGCCGCAACCTCGTTGAGTTGATGGGGGGGGAAATTGGTATTGAAAGTCGCCTTGGACAGGGGTCAACCTTCTGGTTTACGCTGCCTCTGCTGCCTGCCCTCAATCATGCTGAGCCGCAGTGGGCGTTGCCGGAGCGGCCTTTCCGCGTCCTGGTGATTGAGAAGAATGCCCAGTATCAGAACGTGCTGGGCGAGTACCTCAGGGCCTGGAAGATGGAATGCACCATCACTGCCACCCGCCAGCAGGCGCTGCAATCCCTTATCACCACGGGAAAGAGTCAACGGCCTTTTCACGTCGTTATTCTGAGCGCGCAGCTTGCCGGTGATGGTGCATGGATCTCGCAGATGCTCGCTTTGCACCGCCAGTGCCGTCTGGTGCTCCTGACGCCCTTTGGTGGCAGCAATGGCCTGCCTATGGGCCTTGACCCGAATATGGACACCTGCATCCTCTCCCATCCGATATCCTCCATAAAGCTGTGGCGTGCGTTGACCAGCAGTGTTCAGTCTGAGCCTGTGAGCGCCGTTTGCCCTGTGGTTCCTGAGGGGAAAGCTGTTACACAAGGTGACAGAGAACCTGGGGTCCGGGATGTTCTGCCGGTGCTCCTGGTGGAGGACAACCGGGTGAATCAGCTGGCAGTCCGAATGCAGCTGGAGAAGATGGGCTTTGAGGTGCACCTGGCGGCCCATGGCCGCGAGGCCCTGGAGAAACTCGAAAAAAACACCTATGCCCTTGTTCTTATGGACTGCCAGATGCCAGTGATGGATGGCTATGAGGCTACGCGGGCTATTCGGGCCAAAGAGTGCGGTACGGACAACCACCTGCCCATCATCGCTCTCACTGCCAATGCCATGGAGCAGGATCGGGAGAAATGCCTTGCTGCCGGCATGGATGGTCATCTTACCAAGCCGGTGCGCCCTGAGCTGCTGCAACCGGTCCTTGAACAGTTCGCCATAGCAGCGCGCCTGACTCCCCAGTATCAGCAGAATATCATGGATATGGATATGGTGATGAAGCGCCTTGGCGGTGATCGCGAAATGTTCGCGATCATTGCCCAGACCTTTATTGAAGAGTATCCTTACGTGCTGCAGGCTATTGCTCAGGCTGTCGCCGACAAGGAGAGCTTTGCGCTGCAGCAGCAGGCGCACCTCATGAAGGGGATGTTGGCAAACTTCTCTGCGCCGGTGGCCATTGAACTGTGTAATACCCTGGAGCGGGCCGCCCAGGGGCAGGCAGGGTGGCAGGATATCGAGCTGCTTTATATTCGCCTGGAAAGGGAGCTGACTCAGCTGTCAAAAGTCCTTGAGGCTACCGGAAAATGGGATCGCGCTGCCGGAGGGATCCCTGCGAAGTCGCAAGAGCCGGGCAGACAGTGA
- a CDS encoding response regulator transcription factor — protein MDEKLKELVVLYVEDEVIIKKILERSLAHKVKQLYMAGDGREGLELFRRHRPDIVVTDINMPVMNGLEMIRQIRAIDPDVPIIAATAFSEEDYFSEVVDMDVNAFLIKPVNVSDLLEKISEVLAAPGTEAESDQMLVIGPDDEEEYVFPLIYQFLRKKGHLAKNITSRKLLHSEELLEEAFRIVRQLQDDGEILFLNSDHLPVLDTQTTIAPCNRSIEGTEAYLRAQCQSKTSDSPL, from the coding sequence ATGGACGAAAAACTCAAAGAACTTGTGGTCCTTTATGTGGAGGACGAAGTTATTATAAAGAAGATCCTTGAGCGCTCACTGGCCCACAAGGTCAAGCAACTGTATATGGCTGGTGACGGACGTGAGGGACTGGAGTTATTCCGTCGGCATCGTCCGGATATTGTCGTGACGGATATCAATATGCCAGTGATGAACGGCCTGGAAATGATACGGCAGATCCGGGCCATTGACCCTGATGTTCCGATTATTGCCGCCACGGCTTTCAGCGAGGAGGACTACTTCTCTGAAGTGGTGGACATGGATGTGAATGCCTTTCTCATCAAGCCGGTGAATGTCTCTGATCTCCTGGAGAAGATCAGCGAGGTGCTGGCAGCTCCCGGGACTGAGGCGGAATCTGACCAGATGCTCGTCATCGGCCCCGATGACGAAGAGGAGTATGTCTTTCCGCTGATCTATCAGTTTCTGCGCAAGAAAGGTCATCTGGCCAAAAATATAACCAGCAGAAAACTGCTGCACTCCGAGGAACTCCTGGAGGAAGCGTTTCGCATTGTGCGTCAGCTGCAGGATGACGGGGAGATCCTTTTTCTGAACAGCGACCATTTGCCGGTGCTGGACACTCAGACCACCATAGCCCCGTGTAATCGCTCCATTGAAGGCACAGAGGCGTACCTGCGGGCTCAGTGTCAAAGCAAGACATCCGATTCTCCCTTGTGA
- a CDS encoding PAS domain S-box protein, with amino-acid sequence MSKMIILAVDDSKTILALMKQMTKNMENCQLEGFVNSRDALEWCQDQHIDLLIVDYMMPDLDGITFLREFKSNSRHRHVPVLMITASEDLDIRHRSLEHGANDFLTKPLDMLEFTTRVRNMLSLRRYQKALEENIKLLRQSEERWQFALEGSGDGVWDWDTQTDAMFLSKNLKAMLGYADHELSSNYTSFMDLLHPDDLPLIQWEVQLHLQGKTPTFVVEKRMRCKDGSYKWVLTRGKIIEWATDGKPLRAVGTMSDISERKDMENYLKDSSDRMRKILDAVDALIVVTQMEGDEQILFVNHHARKLYGDIEGQPWSCFNRDTAPAQQALVDRHGNPSGEVVAWEEYDASLGRWFLRHDQGIRWVDGSVVRMQVATDITERHQIMETLQKNEKKYRELFDNMKSGVAIYDVESGGDVFVFKDVNKSAESILCARKEDLIGRNLTKALPGVEDFGLLTVLQDVYRSGSPQYFPPAHYHDDSRQGYFENFVYRLPSGEVVAIFDDVTEEKLAEQELRLAAKVFESSMDAIVITDRNNAIVSVNQAFTTITGYSREEVIGHNPNLLSSGRQDEEFYHQMWQSLLHLGQWKGEIWNRRKNGEIYPQWVSISTATDADNAITHYIAIFSDISERKAAEERIQYLAWHDPLTGLPNRALLQDRLERALVLACRNEHQLAVLFVDLDRFKIINDTLGHHMGDLLLQEVAKRLCACVRQSDTVSRQGGDEFVILLLDITGADAAAMVASKIVEAIARPFTIDGHCLHTSPSVGISLYPHHGRDKASLLKKADGAMYKAKDMGRNNFQFADDDESEGEQQE; translated from the coding sequence ATGAGCAAGATGATCATACTCGCCGTCGATGACTCAAAAACCATCCTGGCCCTGATGAAGCAGATGACCAAGAATATGGAGAACTGCCAGCTTGAAGGGTTCGTCAATTCCCGTGATGCCCTTGAATGGTGCCAGGACCAGCACATCGACCTGCTCATCGTCGACTACATGATGCCGGATCTTGATGGCATTACCTTCCTGCGTGAGTTTAAAAGCAACTCCCGTCATCGTCATGTTCCGGTACTCATGATCACCGCCAGCGAGGATCTGGACATTCGACACCGCTCCCTGGAGCATGGCGCCAATGATTTTCTCACGAAACCTCTGGATATGCTTGAGTTTACCACCAGGGTTCGCAATATGCTTTCGCTGCGTCGTTACCAGAAGGCCCTTGAGGAGAATATCAAACTCCTGCGACAAAGCGAGGAAAGGTGGCAGTTTGCCCTGGAGGGCAGTGGGGATGGCGTTTGGGACTGGGACACCCAAACGGACGCCATGTTCCTCTCAAAAAACCTGAAGGCCATGCTGGGCTACGCGGATCACGAACTCTCCAGCAACTACACTAGTTTTATGGATTTGCTGCATCCCGATGACCTGCCGTTGATCCAGTGGGAGGTACAGCTCCACCTCCAGGGCAAGACCCCGACCTTTGTCGTGGAAAAACGCATGCGCTGCAAGGATGGTAGTTACAAGTGGGTGCTGACCCGGGGGAAGATCATCGAATGGGCCACTGACGGCAAACCCTTGCGCGCGGTGGGAACCATGAGTGACATCAGCGAACGCAAGGATATGGAGAACTACCTGAAGGACTCCTCCGATCGCATGCGCAAGATTCTTGATGCGGTGGATGCGCTTATCGTCGTCACCCAGATGGAAGGTGATGAACAGATTCTCTTTGTCAATCACCACGCCCGAAAACTGTACGGTGACATTGAGGGACAGCCCTGGAGCTGTTTCAATCGGGATACAGCCCCGGCTCAACAGGCGCTGGTTGACCGACATGGGAACCCCAGTGGTGAAGTGGTCGCCTGGGAAGAATACGATGCGTCACTGGGGCGCTGGTTCCTGCGCCATGACCAGGGAATCCGCTGGGTTGATGGCAGTGTCGTGCGCATGCAGGTAGCCACCGATATCACGGAGCGTCACCAGATCATGGAAACGCTCCAGAAGAATGAAAAAAAGTACCGCGAACTTTTTGATAACATGAAAAGCGGCGTGGCCATCTACGATGTAGAAAGTGGCGGTGATGTCTTTGTCTTCAAAGATGTGAACAAGTCGGCAGAGAGCATTCTGTGTGCCCGCAAAGAGGATCTGATCGGTCGTAATCTGACCAAAGCACTGCCCGGTGTGGAGGATTTCGGTTTACTGACAGTGTTGCAGGACGTGTACCGCTCAGGCTCCCCACAGTACTTTCCCCCCGCGCACTATCATGATGACTCGCGGCAGGGGTACTTTGAGAACTTTGTCTATCGCCTGCCTTCCGGAGAAGTGGTCGCCATATTCGACGATGTCACCGAGGAAAAGCTGGCGGAGCAGGAGCTGCGCCTGGCTGCCAAGGTTTTTGAGAGCAGCATGGACGCCATTGTCATTACCGATCGCAATAACGCCATTGTCTCCGTGAACCAGGCTTTTACCACGATCACCGGCTACAGTCGTGAAGAAGTGATTGGCCACAACCCCAACCTTCTGAGCTCCGGCCGTCAGGATGAGGAATTTTACCACCAGATGTGGCAGTCACTGCTGCATCTGGGTCAGTGGAAGGGTGAGATATGGAACCGTCGGAAAAACGGTGAAATCTATCCCCAGTGGGTGAGTATAAGCACCGCCACGGATGCGGACAACGCCATTACCCATTATATTGCCATCTTCTCCGACATCAGCGAGCGTAAAGCCGCTGAAGAACGCATTCAGTACCTGGCCTGGCACGATCCGCTCACCGGTCTGCCCAATCGGGCCCTGCTGCAGGATCGTCTGGAGAGAGCCCTGGTGCTGGCTTGCCGTAATGAACACCAGCTGGCCGTACTTTTTGTGGATCTCGACCGTTTTAAAATCATCAATGATACCCTCGGGCACCATATGGGTGATCTGCTGCTGCAGGAGGTGGCAAAGCGTCTGTGTGCCTGCGTGCGACAGAGTGATACTGTCAGCCGCCAGGGGGGAGACGAGTTTGTGATACTCCTGCTGGATATCACGGGAGCCGATGCCGCTGCGATGGTGGCCAGCAAGATCGTGGAGGCCATCGCACGCCCCTTTACCATTGACGGGCACTGCCTGCACACGAGCCCCAGTGTCGGTATCAGCCTCTACCCCCATCATGGCAGGGACAAGGCATCTCTGTTGAAAAAAGCCGATGGTGCCATGTACAAGGCCAAGGACATGGGGCGCAATAATTTCCAGTTCGCCGATGATGACGAGAGTGAAGGCGAACAGCAGGAGTAA
- a CDS encoding saccharopine dehydrogenase NADP-binding domain-containing protein: protein MIYGATGFTGRLIAAQAVTAGLRPILAGRNPKAVQTLSRNLELPWRAFDLGDEKAPHSLADIDLVLNCAGPFSHTAPHLGQLCVRSKTHYVDIGGELQGLEALQALHQQAQSSQVALVGAAGLAVLPTDCMTRMLLPGLPDASRLTVAIQYSDHPEASLLGSILRALLGMKHGIMVGPGSVATALESLRNRPVLRQDSHLCQVPWASRLLQRPIFRHGPALGVIFPWGDVICAAHSHGIPNVEAYLAVHRWELMAMKCLNLVQPLLRPKILEWLLQRAARHQYAVHFHEGARSTFWIRLENTTGKGVQGRMTHTPSSALAGYDLTVYGSLAVVKHMLEKEIPGGFTTGAGVTGSDIWRSIPGLQWHGEEPAHRL, encoded by the coding sequence ATGATCTATGGCGCCACCGGCTTTACCGGCAGACTCATCGCCGCCCAGGCAGTCACAGCCGGGTTGCGGCCGATTCTGGCTGGCCGCAACCCCAAGGCAGTGCAGACACTCTCCCGCAACCTGGAACTTCCCTGGCGCGCCTTTGACCTTGGTGATGAAAAAGCGCCGCACTCCCTGGCCGATATTGACCTGGTGCTGAACTGCGCCGGCCCATTCAGCCATACGGCTCCCCACCTTGGCCAACTCTGCGTGCGCAGCAAAACGCACTATGTGGATATTGGCGGAGAACTTCAGGGGCTGGAAGCACTTCAGGCACTTCATCAGCAGGCACAGAGCTCCCAAGTGGCCCTGGTGGGCGCAGCAGGGCTGGCTGTTCTTCCCACAGACTGCATGACCCGGATGCTGCTGCCCGGACTTCCCGATGCCAGCAGACTCACCGTCGCCATCCAGTACAGCGACCACCCCGAAGCCTCCCTGCTGGGGAGCATCCTGCGGGCGCTGCTGGGAATGAAGCACGGTATCATGGTCGGGCCAGGCTCGGTGGCTACCGCCCTGGAAAGCCTGCGCAACCGACCTGTCCTGCGCCAGGATTCACACCTTTGCCAGGTACCCTGGGCCTCGCGCCTCCTGCAACGCCCCATCTTCCGCCATGGGCCAGCCCTGGGCGTCATCTTTCCCTGGGGCGACGTCATCTGCGCAGCGCACAGCCACGGCATCCCAAACGTTGAGGCATACCTGGCCGTCCACCGCTGGGAGCTCATGGCTATGAAGTGCCTGAACCTGGTACAGCCACTGCTGCGTCCGAAAATTCTCGAGTGGTTACTGCAAAGGGCTGCCCGCCATCAATACGCAGTGCATTTCCACGAAGGCGCACGCAGCACCTTTTGGATACGGCTGGAAAACACCACCGGCAAAGGGGTACAGGGACGGATGACCCATACCCCGTCTTCCGCGCTGGCAGGCTATGATCTGACGGTGTACGGCAGCCTGGCGGTGGTGAAGCATATGCTGGAAAAGGAGATTCCCGGAGGATTCACCACCGGAGCGGGTGTGACAGGCAGTGATATCTGGCGAAGTATTCCCGGCCTGCAGTGGCATGGCGAGGAACCCGCACACCGACTCTAG
- a CDS encoding DUF6485 family protein yields the protein MDCKPNTKDCACSYPGCPRHGRCCECVAYHRGKNQVTACFFSPAAERTYDRSIANLARDKGLL from the coding sequence ATGGACTGCAAACCCAACACGAAGGATTGTGCCTGCTCGTATCCCGGCTGCCCACGCCACGGTCGGTGCTGTGAGTGCGTCGCCTACCACCGTGGAAAGAATCAGGTGACCGCCTGCTTTTTCTCCCCGGCTGCAGAGCGAACCTATGATCGCTCCATTGCCAATCTCGCCAGAGACAAGGGCCTGCTCTGA
- a CDS encoding tetratricopeptide repeat protein — protein sequence MLPASGQQPGEQVLLLEELPQLPDVGISVPENDFLVALKWYSRGDYEAAWRTLEPLAQEGDARSQWLLATLYQHGLGLAPSAQDAAIWYERAAQQGVAEAQEALAFLYATGSGLSRNIPRAFEWYEKAARQGNPQAQFALAFLLAATLESDDVSEEVHSWYRQAAEQGHLLAQYNLATLYINEPQWRNETEAARWYESAARQGYCRAQYNLALLYSQGLGIERSEERALYWYERAAQQGEPAAMNNLGAIYANGFYGVEKDLVKAYVYFHRAAAAAHERARINRNALLEQLESEALLDAQRILQQHDHVSCR from the coding sequence GTGCTTCCGGCTTCCGGGCAGCAGCCCGGGGAGCAGGTACTCCTGCTGGAGGAGCTTCCGCAGCTGCCGGATGTGGGCATATCAGTGCCGGAAAATGACTTTCTGGTAGCTCTGAAGTGGTATAGTCGTGGTGACTATGAGGCCGCCTGGCGCACCCTTGAACCCCTGGCCCAGGAAGGCGATGCCCGCAGTCAGTGGCTGCTGGCCACTCTGTATCAGCATGGCCTTGGGCTGGCTCCCAGTGCTCAGGATGCTGCCATATGGTATGAGCGGGCAGCTCAGCAGGGCGTTGCTGAAGCCCAGGAAGCCCTTGCCTTCCTCTATGCCACCGGATCCGGGTTGTCCCGCAATATTCCCCGGGCGTTTGAATGGTATGAGAAGGCGGCTCGCCAGGGAAACCCTCAGGCGCAGTTCGCCCTGGCTTTCCTGCTTGCCGCAACCCTGGAGAGCGACGATGTCAGCGAGGAGGTACACAGCTGGTATCGCCAAGCGGCTGAGCAGGGCCACCTCCTGGCCCAGTACAATCTGGCTACTTTGTATATCAATGAACCGCAGTGGCGTAATGAAACTGAGGCAGCCCGCTGGTATGAATCGGCTGCCCGCCAGGGCTACTGCCGTGCCCAGTATAACCTGGCACTGCTCTACAGTCAGGGGCTGGGGATCGAGCGGAGCGAAGAACGGGCCCTGTACTGGTATGAGCGGGCAGCTCAGCAGGGAGAGCCCGCCGCGATGAATAATCTTGGTGCCATATATGCCAATGGATTCTATGGTGTGGAGAAAGATCTGGTGAAGGCCTATGTCTACTTCCACCGCGCAGCCGCAGCAGCCCATGAGCGGGCAAGGATAAATCGCAATGCCCTGCTGGAACAGCTGGAGAGTGAGGCCCTGCTGGATGCGCAGAGAATTCTGCAGCAGCACGACCATGTCAGCTGCCGTTAA
- a CDS encoding class I SAM-dependent methyltransferase gives MVFQTRKGRAYWRCFRCALIFMDSEHLPDRQTERGVYEKHQNHLGHAGYVNFLRRILDPALVYLHPGMRGLDYGCGPGPTLSQLLEFHGISCENYDPLFFPSCPAGPFDFIFATECFEHFHRPMEQLQHLSLLLKPGGWLFVMTQLWDESINFTDWYYKCDPTHVSFYHRQTITYLCREYGLRLIEEQQQRVLLLRKR, from the coding sequence ATGGTCTTTCAGACCCGCAAGGGACGAGCCTACTGGCGCTGCTTCCGCTGTGCGCTTATCTTCATGGACTCCGAACATCTGCCGGATCGCCAGACCGAACGCGGTGTCTATGAGAAGCATCAGAACCATCTGGGGCACGCCGGATATGTGAATTTTCTGCGCCGCATTCTCGATCCAGCCCTGGTGTACCTGCATCCCGGTATGCGCGGACTGGATTATGGCTGCGGTCCGGGTCCGACCCTTTCGCAGCTCCTGGAGTTCCACGGTATCAGCTGTGAGAATTATGACCCGCTCTTTTTCCCCAGCTGTCCTGCCGGCCCCTTCGACTTTATCTTTGCCACGGAGTGCTTTGAGCACTTTCACCGGCCCATGGAACAGTTGCAGCATCTGAGTTTATTGCTCAAGCCGGGAGGCTGGCTGTTTGTCATGACGCAGCTGTGGGATGAGTCCATCAATTTCACCGACTGGTACTACAAGTGTGACCCTACCCACGTCAGTTTCTATCATCGTCAGACCATAACCTACCTGTGTCGCGAGTATGGCCTGAGGCTGATCGAAGAACAGCAGCAGCGGGTGCTGCTGCTGCGCAAAAGGTAG